Part of the Mycolicibacterium thermoresistibile genome, GCAGGCCCAGCTTGAGGTTCGCGTCGACGGTGTCCTCCCCGGCATCCTGCAGCTGATACGCCTGCAGTTTGTGCATCAGCCCGATGCCGCGGCCCTCGTGCCCCCGCATGTAGAGCACCACGCCCCGGCCCTCGCGGGCCACCATCGACAGCGCGGCGTCCAGTTGCGGCCCGCAGTCGCAGCGGCGGGATCCGAACACATCCCCGGTCAGGCATTCCGAGTGCACCCGCACCAGCACGTCGTGCCCGTCGCCGTGCGGGCCCGCGATGTCGCCCATCACCAGCGCGACATGTTCGACGTCGTCATAGATGCTGGTGTAACCGACCGCCCGGAACTCGCCGTGCCGGGTCGGAATCCGGGCCTCGGCGACCCGTTCCACGTGCTTCTCGTGCTTGCGCCGCCACTCGATGAGATCGGCGATCGAGATCATCGCCAGGCCGTGGTCGTCGGCGAAGACCCGCAGTTCGTCGGTCTTGGCCATCGCGCCCTCGTCCTTCTGGCTGACGATCTCGCAGATCGCGCCGGCGGGCTGCAGACCGGCCAGCTTGGCCAGGTCGACGGCCGCCTCGGTGTGGCCGGGCCGGCGCAGCACCCCGCCTTCCTTGGCGCGCAGCGGCACCACGTGGCCCGGCCGGGTGAAGTCATCGGCGACCGCGTTCGGATCGGCCAGCAGCCGCATCGTGGTGGCCCGGTCCGCCGCCGAGATCCCGGTGGTCACACCGTGCTTGGCGTCCACCGTGACGGTGTAGGCGGTGCCGTGCTTGTCCTGGTTCATCGCGTACATCGGCAGCAGGCCGAGCCGGTCGCAGATCTCGCCCTCGAGCGGTACACAGAGGTAGCCGGAGGTGTAGCGGACCATGAACGCCACGAGCTCGGGCGTCGCCTTCTCGGCGGCGAAAATCAGATCGCCCTCGTTCTCGCGGTCTTCGTCATCGATGACGACGACGGCCTTGCCGGCCGCGATATCGGCTACCGCCCGATCGACGGAGTCCAGCCTCACCATGTACCTGCCACCTTCGCCGGTTCCGCGGTGGAACCTGTCCTGATCCCTCAAGTATGGCCCACCACGTCGGAAGGGTCCTGCCCGCGCTCAGCGGCCGTCCGGGCGCATCAGCCGTTCCACATACTTGGCGATGACGTCGACCTCGAGGTTGACCGGGGCGCCGACCTCGACGGTTCCCAGGGTGGTGAGCTCCAGCGTGGTGGGGATCAACGACACCTCGAACCAGTCCGGACCCAGGTCGGACACGGTCAGCGACACCCCGTCGACCGTGATCGACCCCTTGTGCACCACATACCGGGACAGCTCCGCCGGCAGCGCGATCCGTACCACCTCCCAGCCCTGCGCCGGAGTGCGGGAAATCACATTTCCGGTGCCGTCGACATGGCCCTGCACGATGTGGCCGCCCAGCCGGCTGTTGACGGCCGCGGCCCGCTCCAGGTTGACCCGGCTGCCCGGCTTCAGCACAGCGAGGCTGGACCGGTTCAGCGTCTCCCCCATCACGTCGGTGCTGAAGGCCCCGTCGGCGACCTCCACCACGGTGAGGCACACCCCGTTCACCGCGATCGAATCGCCGTGCCGGGCGTCGCTGGTGACGACCGGGCCCCGGATCACCAGGCGGGCCGACGACCCCGCCGGGCCGACGAAATCCTCCCGTTCGACGATCTCACCCAACTCTTCGACGATTCCGGTGAACACCAGGTCAGGCTAGTCGACCGGGGAACGCCCGCCGCGGGCGGCGCGTCGACCCCTCGGTGCACTCGGTCACACCCTCTACGATGCACTCATGCAGACGCGCTTCCGCCACGCTGGACGAACCGTTCCGGTCCGAAATCTCTTTGCCCTGTTCGCGCTCGTCGCCCTGATCGTGGGGGTCGCGGGCTGCTCCTCGGGGGAGGATCAGGCCGACCAGTCCGAGCAGCCGACCCCGGATGCCGCGACGCTCCTGGAGGAAGCCGCTCAGACCACCCGCGACCTGCAGAGCGTGCGCCTGGATCTGACGGTGCAGGGCGAGATTCCCGAACTGCCGATCGAGACGCTGCAGGGAGACCTGACCAACGTGCCCGAGGTGGGCGCCACCGGCACCGCCGACATCATCATGATGGGGCAGCGTTTCGAGGATGTGGACTTCGTCGTCGCCGAGGGCAATCTGTTCGCGGCGCTGGCCGCCGGCGACTACATCGACTTCGGGCCCGCCGCCGACATCTATGACGTCTCGGCGATCCTGAACCCCGACACCGGCCTGGCCAACCTGCTGGCCAACTTCTCCGACGACGCCACCGTCGAGGGCCGCGAGACCATCAACGGGGTGCGGACGCTGCACGTCACCGGCACGGTCACCCCGGAGGCGGTCAACGCGATCGCACCGCAGATCGGCGCCGAGGCCCCGGTGCCGGCCGGCGCGTGGATCCGCGCCGACGGTGCCCGTGATCTGGTCCAGGCCCAGCTGGAGCCCGACTCGGGCACCACGGTCACCATGACGCTGTCCGAGTGGAACAAGCCCGTCACCGTCGTCAAGCCGGAGGTGTGATGCGGCGCGCCACCGCCGCCGCCATCAGGCCGCCGCGCGGCCACAACCGCACGATCGCGATCAGCGCGGGCAGCCTCGCAGTGCTGCTGGGTGCGCTCGACACCTATGTGGTGATCACGATCATGGTCGACATCATGCGGGATGTCGGCATCGCGCTGAACAAGATCCATCAGGTCACGCCGATCATCACCGGCTATCTGCTCGGCTACATCGCGGCGATGCCGCTGCTGGGCCGGGCGTCGGACCGGTTCGGCCGCAAGATGCTGATCCAGGTCGGGCTGGCCGGGTTCGCGATCGGTTCGGTGGTCACCGCGCTGGCCGGGGATCTGCAAAGCCTGCACATGCTGGTGACCGGCCGCATCATCCAGGGCGCCGCCAGCGGGGCACTGCTGCCGGTGACGCTGGCCCTGGCCGCCGACCTGTGGGCGGAACGCAACCGGGCCGGGGTGCTCGGCGGGATCGGCGCCGCGCAGGAGCTCGGCGCGGTGCTCGGCCCGTTGTACGGCATCGCGATGGTGTGGCTGTTCGGCGCCTGGGAATCGGTGTTCTGGGTCAACGTGCCGCTGGCCGCGCTGGCGATGGTGATGATCCACTTCAGCCTGCCGGCCCGCGATCCGGACGGGCCACGCGAGAGGATCGACGTCGTCGGCGGGGTGCTGCTGGGGATCACGCTCTTCCTGATCGTGGTGGGCCTGTACAACCCGCAACCCAGCGCCCGGGAAGTGGTGCCGACCTGGCGGTTGTGGCTGTTGGCGGCCGCTGCTGTCACGCTGATCGGGTTCTTCGTCTGGGAGCGGCGGGCCCGCACCAAACTGATCGATCCGGCGGGTGTCCGGTTCCGGCCGTTCCTCGCCGCGCTCGGGGCCTCGTTCGTCGCCGGTGCGGCGTTGATGGTGACCCTGGTCAACGTCGAACTGTTCGGCCAGGGCGTGCTCGGCAAGGATCAGTTCGAGGCGGCGATGCTGCTGCTGCGGTTCCTCATCGCGCTGCCGATCGGCGCGCTGATCGGCGGCTGGCTCGCCACCCGGGTCGGCGACCGGATCGTCACGTTCGTCGGACTGCTCATCGCCGCGGGTGGATTCTGGTTGATCTCGCACTGGCCGGTGGATCTGCTGGCGGCCCGCCACGACCTCGGCGTGGTCACGCTGCCGGTGCTCGACACCGACCTGGCGATCGTCGGTATCGGGCTCGGTCTGGTGATCGGACCGCTCACCTCGGCGGCCCTGCGGGTGGTACCGGCCGCCGAACACGGCATCGCCTCGGCGGCGGTCGTGGTCGCCCGGATGATCGGCATGGTGATCGGACTCGCCGCGCTGTCCGCGTGGGGCCTGTACCGGTTCAACCAGCACCTGCAGAGCCTGGCGGCCCGGGAGCCCGGCGGCGACTCGCTGGCGGCCCGGCTGGCCGCGGAGGCCGCCCGCTACCGCGAGGCGTATGCGATGCAGTACGGCGAGATCTTCGCGATCACCGCACTGCTGTGCGTGGCCGGCGCGCTGCTGGGGCTGTTGATCGCCGGCCACGGTGACCGCGCCGACGACACCGGTACACCCGACGGCAGCGTCTGGGACCTGCACGGGTCCGGGGACGACGACACACCCACCCGGGTGATCGGTCGACAGGTGCCGCTGCCCAGCATGGAGCAGACGGTGCGGATGCCCCGCCCACCCGGAGACTGACCCGAGATTGCCGCCCCGCGAGGTGGGGTACTCCCGCTGAAATTCCTCTGCCCCATCCTCGTGAGGGAGGCGTGTATGACAACCGCACTGAACGGCAAGAAGGTCGCATTCCTGGTCGCCCCCGAGGGGGTCGAACAGGTCGAGCTCACCGAACCGTGGAAGGCGGTCGAACAAGCCGGTGGCACACCGCAGCTGGTGTCCACCGAGGTCGGCAAGGTGCAGGCGTTCAATCACCTGACCCCGGCGGACACCTTCGACGCGGAGGTGGCCGCCGACAGCGTGTCGGCGGCCGACTACGCCGGGCTGGTGCTGCCCGGAGGCGTCGCAAACCCGGACATCCTGCGGATGCACCCCCCTGCGGTGGCGTTCGTGAAGAGCTTCTTCGACGCGGGTAAGCCGGTGGCGTCGATCTGCCATGCCGCGTGGACGCTGGTGGAGGCGGACGTGGTCCGGGGCCGGACGCTCACGTCGTGGCCGAGCGTGAAGACCGACCTGATCAACGCCGGCGCGAACTGGGTCGACAAGGAAGTGGTGGTGTGCACCGACGGCCCCAACACCCTGGTGTCCAGCCGCAGACCCGACGACCTCCCCGCGTTCTGCACCGCCACCCTGGAGGCGCTCGCCGCGTCCGGTTAGCTAGGGACGTCGCCCGGGCCTCAGGAGTGCAGGGCTCAGGAGTGCAGGGCTCAGGAGTGCAGGGAAATGTCGCTGATGACGCCGTGATGATCGGAGCCGGCGATGCCCACCCGGCGGAACGACAACGGGGTGGCGCCGCGGGTCAGGATGCGGTCGATCGCCAACAGCGGCGGGGTGCGCCGGCCGACCGGATAGGTCGGCACGATGCCCGCCCCGGTGACGACGGCGGCATCGCTCAGCCCGGGTGAGCCGGGATGTCGGGATCCGGCCAGCAGATCGCGGAACCGCTTGTGGTCGTAGGTCGCATTGACGTCGGCGCCGATCACCAGGGGACGGTCCTCGAGGGCGAGCACCTCGGCCAGCCGATCGACCTCGGCGGCCCACCGCCACGGCGGCTCCGGGAATGGCGGCAGCAGGTGCAGCGCGTACACCCGCAGCGGCGCGGCGCCGGGCGCCGCGACGTTCGCCCGCACATTGTGCAGTTCGAAACCCGGCAGCAGTTCGCCGTCGGACAGCGGGTAGCGCGCATAGATCCCCACACCGCCACCGCCGGGGCGGCTGCGCAGGAAGGCGTGCGGCAGTTCATCGCCGATCCCGGCGGCCGCCAACGCCGGCACCGCCTCGTCGGTCAGCTCGCTGACGGTCAGCACATCGATCCGCTCGGCCCGCACCCTCGCGACCAACGCCGCCGGATCCGCCCGGCCCAGAAAGATGTTGGCCTGCATCACGCGCAGTTGCGGCCCGGCCGCGGACGCGTCGGCGAAGACCCCGACGGCCCGGTAGAGCGGCCACTGCCCCCACAGACCCACCGCCAGCACGACCGCGGCGAGCAGCGCCGCGACATGCCACCGGCTCAGGATCAACACCACCGCGGCGACCAGCGCACCGATCAGGAACACCGGGGTGAACGACGCGATCCGGATGAGCCGCGGCGCGTCGGTGAAATGGGTGGCGATCCCGGCGGCGCAGCCGGCGAGCAACAACACCCCTGAGGTCCCGGCGATCCATCGGACCCATCGCACGCCACCATGCTGCCGCACCGTCGGCGTCAGCGGGGCACCAGGCTCAGCAGCACATCCGGTCCGACGGAGGTCATCCCGTCGAACCGCCAGCGGTGCGCGTTGCCGATCGTGGTCACCCCGACGTCGTCGACCACCGTGACCGGGCCGCCGAGCAGCACCGGCGCCACATACGCCAGGATCCGGTCGACCAGACCGGCCCGCACGAACGCGCCGGCCAGGGTGGGGCCGCCCTCCAACAGCACATCGGTGCGGTCGGCGAGCGCGCGGACCACCTCGTGCGGGTCGTGGGTGCGGATCACCATGGTGCGGGAGTCGTCGTTGAGCACGTTGGCGTCCGCGGAGATGTCGCGGGTCCCCACCACCACCCGCAGGGGCTGGCGTTCGGCCAGGCTGCCGTCCGGGCGCCGTGCGGTCAGGGTCGGGTCGTCGGCCAGCACGGTGCCGGTGCCGACCACGATCGCGTCGGCGGCGGCGCGGCGGCGGTGCACGTCAGCGCGGGCCTCCTCGCTGGTGATCCACTGGCTGGTGCCGTCCGCGGCGGCGCTGCGCCCATCGACGCTGGCGGCGAACTTCCACGTGACATGCGGGCGCCCGGTGCGGGTCTTGTGCAGCCATTCCCGCAGGGGACCGGCCGCGACCTCGTCGGCCAGCACCCCGCCGGTCACCCGCACCCCGGCCGCCGCGAGCCGCCGCGCACCGCCGGACGCGACCGGATCCGGGTCGGCGACCGCGTAGATCACCGTCGAAACACCTGCCGCCAGAAGGGCATCCACACACGGCGGGGTCCGTCCGTGATGATTGCACGGCTCCAGGGTCACCACCGCGGTGCCGCCGGCGGCGCGTGCACCGGCCTGGCGCAGCGCCACCACCTCGGCGTGCGGGCCGCCGGGCGGTGCGGTGCCGCCGGCACCGACCGGCTCCCCGGCGCGGTCCAGGATCACCGCCCCGACCGGCGGGTTGGGGTAGGTGGCCCCCTTGACCCGGTCGGCCTGCTCGAGGGCCGACCGCATCGCCGCCTCCGGGGTCATGAGGTCAGGTGTCTGGAGGCCGCGGCGGCCTTGCGCCGCAGCAGCTCCACCGCGGCCGCCGGGTCCTCGGCGCTGTAGACCGCCGACCCGGCCACGAAGCAGTCCACCCCGGCCTCGGCGGCCGCCTCGATAGTGTCGGCGTTGATCCCCCCGTCGATCTCCACCAGGATCGTCAACTCCCCGGCGTCCACCAGCCGGCGGACGATGCCGACCTTCGGCAGCACCTCCGGGATGAACTTCTGCCCGCCGAACCCGGGTTCGACGGACATGATCAGCAGGGTGTCGAAGTCGCGCAGGATCTCCAGGTAGGGCTCGAGCGGGGTGCCGGGTTTGATCGCCAGCCCGGCCTTGGCGCCGGCGGCGCGGATGTCGCGGGCCACCGCGGTCGGGTTGTCGGTCGCCTCGGCGTGGAACGTGACGTTGTACGCCCCGGCCTCGGCGTACGGCGGCGCCCACCGCTCGGGGTTCTCGATCATCAGATGGCAGTCCATCGGGATGTCGGTCGCGTTGAGCAACGACTCGACGACCGGCAGGCCCAGGGTCAGATTGGGCACGAAATGGTTGTCCATCACGTCGACGTGCAGCCAGTCCGCGCCCTTGACCGCGGCGGCCTCATCGGCCAATCGGGCGAAGTCGGCAGCCAGGATCGACGGCGCAATGAGGGGTCGTGCCATACCGTCAGCCTACTTTGAGCGCGGCGGCGAACATCGCGTCGGTGCCGTGCCGGTGCGGCCAGAGTTGCACGTGCGGCCCGGCGCCAATCCGGTCGACCGGCGCGAACAGGTCCCGGGTGTCCAGCGCGGTCACCGGGTGCCGGCGCAGGGCGTCGTTGACCACCCCGACCGTCTCGGCCAGATGCGGTGAACAGGTGGCGTAGAGCACCACGCCGCCGGGCCGGGTCAGCGCGATCGCCGCGCTCAGCAGTTCGCGCTGCAGCCGGGTCAGGGCGGGCACATCGCTGGGGGTGCGCCGCCAGCGGGCCTCCGGGCGGCGGCGCAGCGCACCCAGCCCGGTGCACGGCGCGTCGACGAGGACCCGGTCGAAGCCGGGCGCGAGCCCCGGGTCCCGCCCGTCGACGCGCAGCACCTCGACGTTGAGTCCACGGGTGTTCTGTTCGACCAGTTCGGCGCGCCGCGGGTTGGGTTCCACCGCGGTGACCCGCGGCACGGAACCATCCGGGGTGCAGTGGGTTCCGCTCGCCGCGATCGCCGCCAGCAGAGCGGTCTTGCCGCCGGGGCCGGCGCACAGATCCAGCCACCGCCCGGTGTCCCGGCCGTCCAGCGGGGCGAGCGTCAGCGCCCGCGCGACCAGCTGACTGCCCTCGTCCTGCACCAGCGCCGCGCCGTCGCGCACCGGCGCCAGCGCGGCCGGATCACCTCCGATCAGGTAGACCGCCCACGGCGAGTATCTGCCCACGGTGCCGCCCACCTGCTCGGCGAGGTCGGCGGCGGTGAGCACACCCGGCCGGGCCGCCAGATGCACCAGCGGGCGGTCGTCGTCGCTGGCCAGCAGGTCCTCCAGTTCACCGGCGTCGGGGCCGAGCGCGTCGGCGAACGCCTGGGCGATCCACCGCGGATGGGAGTACCGGAAAGCGAGGTGTCCCACCGGATCCCGATCGGCCGGCGGGGCCAGTTCGGCGACCCACGACCGTTCATCGCGAGAGGCGATGGTGCGCAGCACCGCGTTGACGAATCCCGCACGGGCGGAATCGAATTCGGCGCCGGCATGTTCGACCGTCGTCGACACCGCGGCATGCGGTTCGACCCGGGTGCGCAGCAGTTGGTAGGCGCCCAGCCGCAGCAGGTCCAACAGCACCGGGTCGATCTTCTCCACCGGCCGGCCGGCGGCGTGGGCGATCACCGCGTCGAGCAGCCCGCGGGTGCGGCACGCGCCGTAAGCCAGTTCGGTCGCGAACGCGGCGTCCCGGCCGGTGATACCGCGTTCCCGCAGCAGGGCGGGCAGCACCAGGTTGGCGTAGGCGTCGCGTTCGGACACCGCCCGCAGCACGTCGAAGGCGGCCCGGCGGGCCGGGTCGAGGCGGCGCCGCGGGGGCCGCGACGACCGGGTCGGCCGCTTGGCCCGATGGGGCCGCGACGGTCTGCGGTCGGTCATCGGGCCCGTGCGGTGTCGTCGAGGCGGGCTCCGCGGGCCCAGTCCGGGGCGTTCATCGGTTTCTTGCCGGGCGGCTGGATCCAGCCCAGCCGCACCGGGTGGGTGCCGGTGCCGAACCACACCGCCTGCTTACCGGAGCCGTCCCGGCCGGCCCGGATCTCCCCCGGCGCAAGCGGTTCGGCGTCGTCGTCGACGGTGACCGGGCCGAGTTTGACCCGCAGGTCGCCGATCATCGTCCACGCGCCCGGATTCGGGGTCATCGCGCGGATCCGGCGTTCCACCACGTGGGCCGGCAGATCCCAGCGGATGCGGGCGGCCTCCACGGTGATCTTCGGCGCGTAGCTGACCCCCTCGGACGGCTGCGGCACCGCGGTCAGGGTGCCGTCCTCGATCCCGTCGAGCGTGCGCTCCAGCAGTTCGGCGCCCGAATCCGCCAACCGGTCCAACAGATCCCCTGCGGTGTCGGTGGGCCGGATGGTCTCGGTGACGACGCCGTAGATCGGGCCGGAGTCCAGGGCCGGTTCGATGCGGAAGGTGCTCGCCCCGGTCACGGTGTCGCCGGCCGCGATCGCCGCCTGCACCGGCGCGGCGCCGCGCCAGGCCGGCAGCAGCGAGAAGTGCAGGTTGACCCAGCCGTGCCGGGGCACCGCCAGCAGCCGCTCGGACAGCAGCGCACCGTAGGCCACCACCGGGCAGCAGTCCGGCGCCAGCTCGGTCAACTCGGCGATGAACTCGTCGGTGTTCGGGCTCGGCGGCCGCAGCACCGGAATGCCGTGTTCCGACGCCAATTTCGCCACCGGTGACGGTGCCGGGCGGGCGCGGCGGCCGGCCGCGGCGTCGGGCCGGGTGAGCACCGCCACCACCTCATGGCGGGGTGAGTCGATCAGCCGGCGCAGCGACGGCAGGGCAGCTTCCGGGGTACCGGCGAACACGAGGCGCATCCGACTCAGTCTAGGAGCGGTGATCCGCCGCACCGGACACCCCGGCGCCGGTCCGGCGTCAGCCGATGTGCAGCGGGTCGATCTGCACCCGCACCGGTGCGTGGTCGTGCCGCGCGCTGAGCACCCCGGTGGCCCGGCGCAACGCCGCCGCCAGCGCCAGGCCGCTCTCCCGCGGCACCCGCACCAGCATCCGGTGCACCGGACTGTCCGGGCCGATCCCCGGGGGCCGGCGCGCCCCGAACGGCAACTCGACAGGGCCGAGCGGTTCGGCCTCCGGCGGCAGCTCGGCGACCTCGAGCAGGGCGCGCACGGCGTCGGGGGTGCCGTCCAGCGCGGCGATGTGCACCGCCGGCGGCAACCCCACTTCGGCGCGGGCGTCCAGCTCGGCCTCGGCGTGGCCGACCGGATCCCAGCGGATCAGTGCCTGCACGGTCGGCAGCGCGGATTCGGCGACCACGGTGACCACCCCGCCCGCGCCGCGGGGCCGGACCAGCGCCGCCGCGATCATCCAGCGTCGCAGGGTGTCCTCGGCGGCGCGCAGGTCCTGGCGGCCCAGCAGCGCCCAGGCGTCCAGCAGCAACGCCGCCCCGTACCCGCCGGCCGCGACCGGTTCGGCGCCCGGGGTGGCGACCACCAGCGCGGGGCGGCCGTCGACGCTGGGCACCACGGTGTCCCCGCCCGAGGTCACCACGGTCACCCCCGGAAACGCCCGGCCCAGTTCCTCGGCGGTCCGGCGGGCGCCCACCACCACCGCGCGCACGGCGTCCGAACCGCACCGGGCGCAGCGCAGCGCCGGATCCTGGCGGCCGCACCACCGGCACACCACCCCCGGCGCATCCCGGTCGGGCAGCGACAACGGACCGGTGCAGTGCCGGCACCGGGCGATCTGGCGGCACCGCGCGCACGCCAGCGCGGGCACATACCCCCGCCGCGGCACCTGCACCAGCACCGGGGCGCCGGCGTCCAGCGCGCCGCGCGCCGCCCGCAACGCCACCGACGGCAGCCGCGCGGTGCGGGCCGCCGGATCACGCTCGTGCTGAAAGTTGCTGTCGTCCAGCGCGATCACCCGAGGTGTGCGGTCCCGCACCACCGGCCGGGTGGCCACCAGATCGTGCGCCCAGCGGCTGCGCACCAGCGCCTGCGCCTCGGCGGTCCGCGCGTAGCCACCGATGATCGCCGCGCAGCGCAGCTGGTGCGCCCGCAGCATCGCGACCTCGCGGGCATGCGGGTAGGGGGCCCGCGGTTCGGCGAGGGTGTCGTTGCCGTCGTCCCACACCATCACCAGGCCCAGGTCGGCGACCGGCGCGAACACCGCGCTGCGGGTGCCGACCACCACCCGGGCCTGCCCGCGCAGCACCGCCAGCCACCGGCGGTAGCGTTCCGCCGGCCCCAGCCCCGCCGACAACGCCACCACCCGGCCGGTGTCGAGCCGATCGGCGAGCGCACCGTGCAGGTCGTCGACGTCGCGCTGATCGGGCACGATCGCCAGCACACCGCGGCCGGCCCGCACCGTCACCAGCGCAGCCTCGGCGAGCCGGTCGACCCACCGCTCCCCCGGCAGCGCCTGCCACACCGCCCGGGCGGCCCGCCCGTCGCGCAGCGCCGCCAGGAACTGCGCACCGCGCCCGTAGGCCGCCCACCCGGACTCGTCGGGCGGTTCGACCGTCATCACCGGCAGGTCGGGGACCGGTTCCCGCTCGACCCTGGCGTGCCGCGGCGGCACCGCCAGCCGGATGACGTCGGCGCGGGTGCCGGCGTACCGGGCGGCCACCGCGTCGACCAGCCGCCGCACCTGGCCGGTGAGCACCGGTTCGGCCGAGATCACCCGGTCCAGCCAGCCCAGCTTGCCGGTGTGGTCGGTCTCCGAGCGCCGTTCCAGGATGAACGCGTCGACCAGCCGGCCCCGGAACCGGACCCGCACCCTCACCCCGGGCTGGGCATCGTCGGACTGCTCCGCCGAGACCAGGTAGTCGAACTCGCGGTCCAGGTGCGGCACCTCGAGCATCGGCAGCACCCGCGCGACCGGTTCGTGCTCGGCGGGTGTGCGCTGCAGCGTCACGTGGCTTCGGCATGCCGGCCGAAGAAGAAGCCGGCGGTGATCAACAGCAGCGCCGCGGCGTAACCCCACCAGATCGGCACCGCCAGCGCCTCGGAGCCCAGCACGAACTTGTTGATGCCGATCATCGCGTCCGAGGCGGCGAAACACACCGCGCCCAGCGCCGTCCACGGGGTGGGCAGCCGGGCCAGCAGCGCCGCGCACACCATCGCGCCGAGCACGGCGATGTACAGCGTCACCGGGACCGCCATCCCCTCGGCGAGCAGTTGCGGCCAGAACCACACCAGCAGGCCGAGGCACGCGGCCACCACCACACCCGCCGCCACGAGCCGGCCGGTGCTGCGCCGCACCAGCGGGATCAGCGCCGCGAGGAAGAACAGGTGGGCGATCAGGAACGCCGACAGCCCCAGCAGGAACGACATCTCCCACCACGGCAGCGCCAGCAGGAAGTCACCGGCCGCGGAGAACACCAGCGCCGCGATCAGCCGGCGGCGTTCCCGCGGGACCGGATGCCAGCACGCCGCGACGGCCAGCAGCACCGCGGTCAGCGCCTTCACCGCGGGCTGCAACACGAACTGCCCGGTGAGCTCCGCGCCGGCCGGCACCCGCAGGGCGGTCACGATCAGGAACAACCCGTACGCCACACCGGCCGCCAGTGCCGCCACCCACAGCGCCGTGGTC contains:
- a CDS encoding 16S rRNA m5C967 methyltransferase, which translates into the protein MTDRRPSRPHRAKRPTRSSRPPRRRLDPARRAAFDVLRAVSERDAYANLVLPALLRERGITGRDAAFATELAYGACRTRGLLDAVIAHAAGRPVEKIDPVLLDLLRLGAYQLLRTRVEPHAAVSTTVEHAGAEFDSARAGFVNAVLRTIASRDERSWVAELAPPADRDPVGHLAFRYSHPRWIAQAFADALGPDAGELEDLLASDDDRPLVHLAARPGVLTAADLAEQVGGTVGRYSPWAVYLIGGDPAALAPVRDGAALVQDEGSQLVARALTLAPLDGRDTGRWLDLCAGPGGKTALLAAIAASGTHCTPDGSVPRVTAVEPNPRRAELVEQNTRGLNVEVLRVDGRDPGLAPGFDRVLVDAPCTGLGALRRRPEARWRRTPSDVPALTRLQRELLSAAIALTRPGGVVLYATCSPHLAETVGVVNDALRRHPVTALDTRDLFAPVDRIGAGPHVQLWPHRHGTDAMFAAALKVG
- the fmt gene encoding methionyl-tRNA formyltransferase; amino-acid sequence: MRLVFAGTPEAALPSLRRLIDSPRHEVVAVLTRPDAAAGRRARPAPSPVAKLASEHGIPVLRPPSPNTDEFIAELTELAPDCCPVVAYGALLSERLLAVPRHGWVNLHFSLLPAWRGAAPVQAAIAAGDTVTGASTFRIEPALDSGPIYGVVTETIRPTDTAGDLLDRLADSGAELLERTLDGIEDGTLTAVPQPSEGVSYAPKITVEAARIRWDLPAHVVERRIRAMTPNPGAWTMIGDLRVKLGPVTVDDDAEPLAPGEIRAGRDGSGKQAVWFGTGTHPVRLGWIQPPGKKPMNAPDWARGARLDDTARAR
- a CDS encoding primosomal protein N', with amino-acid sequence MLEVPHLDREFDYLVSAEQSDDAQPGVRVRVRFRGRLVDAFILERRSETDHTGKLGWLDRVISAEPVLTGQVRRLVDAVAARYAGTRADVIRLAVPPRHARVEREPVPDLPVMTVEPPDESGWAAYGRGAQFLAALRDGRAARAVWQALPGERWVDRLAEAALVTVRAGRGVLAIVPDQRDVDDLHGALADRLDTGRVVALSAGLGPAERYRRWLAVLRGQARVVVGTRSAVFAPVADLGLVMVWDDGNDTLAEPRAPYPHAREVAMLRAHQLRCAAIIGGYARTAEAQALVRSRWAHDLVATRPVVRDRTPRVIALDDSNFQHERDPAARTARLPSVALRAARGALDAGAPVLVQVPRRGYVPALACARCRQIARCRHCTGPLSLPDRDAPGVVCRWCGRQDPALRCARCGSDAVRAVVVGARRTAEELGRAFPGVTVVTSGGDTVVPSVDGRPALVVATPGAEPVAAGGYGAALLLDAWALLGRQDLRAAEDTLRRWMIAAALVRPRGAGGVVTVVAESALPTVQALIRWDPVGHAEAELDARAEVGLPPAVHIAALDGTPDAVRALLEVAELPPEAEPLGPVELPFGARRPPGIGPDSPVHRMLVRVPRESGLALAAALRRATGVLSARHDHAPVRVQIDPLHIG
- a CDS encoding lysoplasmalogenase; translated protein: MATPYARRQTTALWVAALAAGVAYGLFLIVTALRVPAGAELTGQFVLQPAVKALTAVLLAVAACWHPVPRERRRLIAALVFSAAGDFLLALPWWEMSFLLGLSAFLIAHLFFLAALIPLVRRSTGRLVAAGVVVAACLGLLVWFWPQLLAEGMAVPVTLYIAVLGAMVCAALLARLPTPWTALGAVCFAASDAMIGINKFVLGSEALAVPIWWGYAAALLLITAGFFFGRHAEAT